Proteins encoded in a region of the Hypomesus transpacificus isolate Combined female chromosome 17, fHypTra1, whole genome shotgun sequence genome:
- the LOC124479359 gene encoding histone lysine acetyltransferase CREBBP-like isoform X1 produces the protein MEGHDHKQKMESRHLSIQRCIQSLVHACQCHNANCLLPSCQKMKRVVQHAKGCKRKTNGGCPVCKQLIALCCYHAKNCQENKCPVPFCLNIKHKLRQQQLQHRLQQAQMLRRRSPACRG, from the coding sequence GGCCACGATCACAAGCAGAAGATGGAGAGCCGGCACCTCAGCATCCAGCGCTGCATCCAGTCCCTGGTCCACGCCTGCCAGTGCCACAATGCCAACTGCTTGCTGCCGTCCTGCCAGAAGATGAAGCGCGTGGTGCAGCACGCCAAGGGCTGCAAGCGCAAGACCAACGGAGGCTGCCCCGTGTGCAAGCAGCTGATCGCCCTGTGCTGCTACCACGCCAAGAACTGCCAGGAGAACAAGTGCCCCGTGCCCTTCTGCCTCAACATCAAGCACAAGCTgaggcagcagcagctgcagcaccgCCTCCAGCAGGCCCAgatgctgaggaggaggagtccaGCATGCAGAGGGTAG
- the LOC124479359 gene encoding histone lysine acetyltransferase CREBBP-like isoform X2 — translation MESRHLSIQRCIQSLVHACQCHNANCLLPSCQKMKRVVQHAKGCKRKTNGGCPVCKQLIALCCYHAKNCQENKCPVPFCLNIKHKLRQQQLQHRLQQAQMLRRRSPACRG, via the coding sequence ATGGAGAGCCGGCACCTCAGCATCCAGCGCTGCATCCAGTCCCTGGTCCACGCCTGCCAGTGCCACAATGCCAACTGCTTGCTGCCGTCCTGCCAGAAGATGAAGCGCGTGGTGCAGCACGCCAAGGGCTGCAAGCGCAAGACCAACGGAGGCTGCCCCGTGTGCAAGCAGCTGATCGCCCTGTGCTGCTACCACGCCAAGAACTGCCAGGAGAACAAGTGCCCCGTGCCCTTCTGCCTCAACATCAAGCACAAGCTgaggcagcagcagctgcagcaccgCCTCCAGCAGGCCCAgatgctgaggaggaggagtccaGCATGCAGAGGGTAG